The Phycisphaerales bacterium AB-hyl4 genome has a window encoding:
- a CDS encoding Nif3-like dinuclear metal center hexameric protein, with amino-acid sequence MKLTQVLDVLRTLAPERLAEPWDAVGLQLGEADQRVKRGLLCIDLTEPVLAEAIRRKADLVVAYHPPIFKPLAALTEAEVKQRIVLRAARTGMAIYSPHTALDAAEGGVNDWLASGVGEGDARPIRVAEVPASGADNRIFELVVFTPKEDVDRFRAKLSDAGAGVIGHYSQCSFNLMGEGTFLGDETTHPTVGLANRLERVPEVRLEMIVPADRLADAVHVVRTEHPYEEPAFYIFPLHAPEQVSAATAGQGRVVTLRRPVKLATLVSRLKKHLGVKHLEVATADGADEVQRVGLCAGAGGSLLAEAGDVDVFFTGEMRHHDVLSAVASGVSVVLAGHTQTERPYLPVYRERIIAAGAAGVQWQVSEVDGPPTALR; translated from the coding sequence ATGAAATTGACACAGGTTCTGGACGTATTGCGAACGTTGGCGCCGGAGCGATTGGCCGAGCCTTGGGACGCGGTGGGGCTGCAACTGGGCGAGGCCGACCAGCGGGTAAAGCGGGGGCTGCTGTGCATTGACCTGACCGAGCCGGTGCTCGCGGAGGCGATCAGGCGGAAGGCGGATCTGGTGGTGGCGTACCACCCGCCGATCTTCAAGCCGCTGGCAGCGCTGACGGAGGCGGAGGTGAAGCAGCGGATTGTGCTGCGGGCGGCTCGCACGGGGATGGCGATTTACAGTCCGCACACGGCGCTGGATGCGGCCGAGGGCGGCGTGAACGACTGGCTGGCGAGCGGGGTGGGCGAAGGCGACGCTCGGCCGATCCGTGTAGCCGAGGTGCCAGCGAGTGGTGCGGACAATCGTATTTTCGAGCTTGTGGTTTTCACGCCTAAGGAAGACGTCGACCGGTTCCGAGCCAAGCTGTCCGACGCCGGCGCGGGGGTAATCGGCCACTACAGCCAGTGCTCGTTCAACCTGATGGGCGAGGGCACGTTCCTCGGCGACGAAACCACGCACCCGACGGTGGGGCTCGCCAATCGTCTGGAGCGCGTGCCGGAGGTTCGGCTGGAGATGATCGTGCCCGCCGACCGATTGGCCGACGCGGTGCATGTCGTGCGGACGGAACATCCTTATGAAGAGCCTGCGTTTTACATCTTCCCGTTGCACGCACCGGAGCAGGTGAGCGCCGCCACCGCCGGGCAGGGGCGGGTGGTGACGCTGCGTCGGCCGGTGAAGCTGGCGACGCTGGTGAGTCGGCTGAAGAAGCACCTGGGCGTGAAGCATCTGGAGGTGGCGACGGCGGACGGGGCGGACGAGGTGCAGCGGGTGGGGCTGTGTGCTGGCGCGGGCGGCTCGCTGCTGGCGGAGGCGGGGGACGTGGACGTGTTTTTCACCGGTGAGATGCGGCATCACGATGTGCTGTCGGCAGTCGCATCGGGGGTGTCGGTGGTGCTGGCGGGGCATACGCAGACGGAACGGCCGTACCTGCCGGTGTACCGGGAGCGGATCATCGCGGCGGGGGCGGCCGGGGTGCAATGGCAGGTGAGCGAGGTGGACGGGCCGCCGACGGCATTGCGGTAG
- a CDS encoding cofactor-independent phosphoglycerate mutase: MPMKYVIIIPDGAADYPLDELDGQTPLQAARTPNIDKLAEIGRQGTVVTTPEGMPCGSDVCSMSLLGYDPVRYHRGRAPLEAAALGIELDARDWIFRVNLVTVLDGNMQDHSAGHISSREGETLIREFAAHVGLPPGMLLYPGVSYRNILVDTTNRNASDESPGRDWAELETIPPHDIPGEPMRKHLPVGGEFAGLLQQFIAESNVFLREHEINLTRQEIGELPATHFWPWGQGQVPVMPSFADRFKLRGAMITAVDLLAGISHFIGWDRLDVPGQTSYHDNDYPATGRHAVDALDAYDLLCVHVEAPDEAAHAADAATKVAAIEAIDEHVVGPIHDALASRYDNDWRLLLLPDHYTRVETRKHDPTPVPFLMAGKRVRSLVQRPFTEAHANEADLHIPHGHELMEYFLLSGRD; the protein is encoded by the coding sequence ATGCCCATGAAATACGTCATCATCATCCCCGACGGCGCAGCCGACTATCCGCTCGATGAGCTCGACGGCCAAACCCCTTTGCAGGCCGCACGCACGCCCAACATCGACAAGCTCGCTGAAATTGGACGCCAGGGCACGGTCGTCACCACGCCCGAAGGCATGCCCTGCGGCAGCGACGTCTGCTCGATGAGTCTGCTTGGCTACGACCCGGTGCGCTACCATCGCGGCCGGGCGCCGCTCGAAGCCGCGGCGCTGGGCATCGAACTCGACGCCCGCGACTGGATCTTTCGCGTCAACCTCGTCACCGTCCTTGACGGCAACATGCAGGATCACTCGGCCGGCCACATCAGCTCACGCGAGGGCGAAACGCTCATCCGCGAGTTCGCCGCGCATGTCGGCCTGCCGCCGGGCATGCTGCTGTACCCCGGCGTGAGCTACCGCAACATCCTCGTCGATACCACCAACCGCAACGCCAGCGATGAAAGCCCCGGCCGCGACTGGGCCGAGTTGGAAACCATCCCGCCGCACGACATCCCCGGCGAGCCGATGCGAAAACATCTGCCCGTCGGCGGCGAGTTTGCCGGCTTGCTTCAACAGTTCATCGCCGAGAGCAACGTCTTCCTCCGCGAACATGAGATCAACCTCACTCGGCAGGAGATCGGCGAACTGCCTGCGACGCACTTCTGGCCTTGGGGCCAGGGCCAGGTCCCCGTCATGCCCAGCTTCGCCGACCGCTTCAAGCTCCGCGGCGCGATGATCACCGCGGTCGACCTGCTCGCCGGCATCTCCCACTTCATCGGCTGGGACCGCCTCGACGTGCCCGGCCAGACCAGCTACCACGACAACGACTACCCCGCGACCGGCCGGCACGCCGTCGACGCGCTTGACGCTTACGACCTGTTATGTGTTCACGTCGAAGCGCCCGATGAAGCCGCTCACGCTGCTGATGCCGCCACCAAGGTCGCCGCCATCGAAGCCATCGACGAACACGTCGTCGGCCCAATCCACGACGCGCTGGCCAGCCGTTACGACAATGACTGGCGCCTGCTCCTGCTGCCGGACCACTACACCCGCGTCGAAACCCGGAAGCATGATCCGACGCCCGTGCCGTTTCTCATGGCAGGCAAACGCGTGCGAAGCCTCGTTCAGCGCCCCTTCACCGAGGCCCACGCCAACGAAGCCGACCTGCACATCCCCCACGGCCACGAATTGATGGAATACTTCCTCCTCAGCGGCCGCGACTGA
- a CDS encoding MlaD family protein, giving the protein MDDRKRNLAVGLTAAIGLVGVLVMMLLFGDVANMFNRTYPVTIELPEAGGVNPGSRVQLHGIEIGQVETVRFRHPPGTGVEVMVKVRDNIQIPTNAQVNIETPLLAGSPMIAMRSPRDEPPEDYLPRDGSARIRGEVPTIATALAQELQAVFDERLDQFDGVLEHFETLSTEWQRVGQHVNMLLEPRNADDVDAEQQEANVTTVISRLDRRLAELEEMVSGINRYVNDDEMYDNLRQTLTSSRVIAERAEQTVEKLGESIEENVVLLRRRYVALADDLAGAVGSMHRLVDDAREGEGTVGRLIKDPELYENLNDAAERIQTTSDELRLLIEKWRAEGLPVQF; this is encoded by the coding sequence ATGGATGACCGCAAACGCAACCTCGCTGTGGGTCTCACCGCCGCCATCGGGCTCGTCGGCGTGCTGGTGATGATGCTGCTGTTCGGCGATGTGGCGAATATGTTCAACCGCACCTACCCGGTCACCATCGAGTTGCCCGAGGCCGGCGGCGTGAACCCCGGCAGCCGAGTGCAGTTGCACGGCATTGAGATCGGGCAGGTCGAAACCGTCCGCTTTCGCCATCCGCCGGGCACGGGCGTGGAAGTCATGGTGAAGGTGCGAGACAACATTCAGATCCCTACCAATGCGCAGGTGAATATCGAAACGCCGTTGCTGGCGGGCAGCCCGATGATCGCCATGCGCTCGCCGCGCGACGAGCCGCCCGAGGACTACCTGCCGCGCGACGGGTCGGCCCGTATCCGAGGCGAAGTGCCCACCATCGCCACCGCGCTGGCCCAGGAGTTGCAAGCCGTGTTCGACGAACGCCTCGACCAGTTCGACGGCGTGCTCGAACACTTCGAAACGCTGAGCACGGAATGGCAACGCGTCGGCCAGCACGTGAACATGCTGCTCGAGCCGCGCAACGCCGACGACGTCGACGCCGAGCAGCAGGAAGCCAACGTCACCACGGTCATCAGCCGACTGGACCGCCGCCTGGCGGAGTTGGAGGAGATGGTCAGCGGCATCAATCGTTACGTGAACGACGACGAGATGTACGACAATCTCCGCCAGACGCTCACCAGCAGTCGCGTGATCGCGGAACGGGCCGAGCAGACGGTGGAGAAACTCGGCGAGTCGATCGAGGAAAATGTCGTGCTGCTGCGTCGACGTTATGTCGCGCTGGCGGACGACCTTGCCGGGGCGGTGGGCTCAATGCATCGGCTGGTCGACGACGCCCGCGAAGGCGAAGGCACGGTCGGCCGACTGATAAAAGATCCCGAGCTTTACGAAAACCTCAACGACGCAGCGGAGCGCATCCAGACCACCTCGGACGAGCTTCGTCTGCTGATCGAAAAATGGCGAGCGGAAGGCTTGCCCGTGCAGTTTTAG
- a CDS encoding ABC transporter ATP-binding protein, which translates to MNEQQSEQPDGLVRLDNVSKSFGSLHVLRDVSLRFERGKTTVILGPSGTGKSVLLKHIVGLLRPDAGEVYFDEQRVDRMSPAELVEIRKHIGFLFQMGALFDSMNVGENVAFPLVEHTRQTEAERDERVEQVLEMVGLPNIQKKMPADLSGGQRKRVALARAIVLNPSLILYDEPTTGLDPIRSDVINELIIALNRRLGITSIVVTHDMVSANKIADRLVLLYDGRIVCDGDPQTFHNHESDLVQRFVKGQADKEDLDAIRRGFEQIDEKP; encoded by the coding sequence GTGAACGAACAACAAAGCGAACAACCCGACGGGCTGGTCCGACTGGACAACGTCTCCAAGTCGTTCGGCTCGCTGCACGTGTTGCGCGATGTGAGCCTCCGCTTCGAGCGTGGCAAGACCACCGTCATCCTCGGCCCCTCCGGAACGGGCAAAAGCGTGCTGCTGAAGCACATCGTCGGCCTGCTGCGGCCCGACGCCGGCGAAGTCTACTTCGACGAGCAGCGCGTCGACCGCATGAGCCCGGCTGAACTGGTGGAGATCCGCAAGCACATCGGCTTCCTCTTCCAGATGGGCGCGCTGTTCGACTCGATGAACGTCGGCGAAAACGTCGCCTTCCCCCTCGTCGAGCACACCAGGCAGACCGAAGCCGAGCGAGACGAGCGCGTCGAGCAGGTGCTTGAAATGGTCGGCCTGCCCAACATTCAGAAGAAAATGCCTGCCGACCTCTCCGGCGGCCAGCGGAAGCGGGTCGCGCTGGCCCGGGCGATTGTGCTGAACCCGTCGCTGATCCTCTACGATGAGCCGACCACGGGGCTGGATCCGATCCGTTCGGACGTGATCAACGAGTTGATCATCGCGTTGAATCGTCGCCTGGGCATCACGAGCATCGTGGTGACGCATGACATGGTCAGCGCGAACAAAATTGCCGATCGTCTGGTGTTACTTTACGATGGTCGAATCGTCTGCGACGGCGATCCGCAGACCTTCCACAACCACGAAAGCGACCTGGTTCAGCGTTTCGTCAAAGGCCAGGCCGACAAAGAAGACCTCGACGCCATCCGCCGCGGCTTCGAGCAGATCGACGAAAAGCCATAG
- the rpsR gene encoding 30S ribosomal protein S18 has protein sequence MAEFKKFSPAARGKAARVSSTGKVYVDYRQADDLRRFLTPNGKIQSRKKTGLTAREQRLVSQAIKRARYMSLLPYTSATL, from the coding sequence ATGGCTGAATTCAAGAAGTTCTCTCCCGCGGCCCGTGGCAAGGCGGCCCGCGTCAGCAGCACCGGCAAGGTGTACGTTGACTATCGCCAGGCCGACGACCTTCGCCGATTCCTGACGCCCAACGGCAAGATTCAAAGCCGTAAGAAGACCGGCCTGACCGCTCGCGAGCAGCGACTGGTGTCCCAGGCGATCAAGCGGGCGCGTTACATGTCGCTGCTGCCTTACACCAGCGCGACGCTGTAA
- a CDS encoding polysaccharide pyruvyl transferase family protein, with translation MARPLRICVLGNFSGRNAGDIAILKGLIHDIEARFDNPYFLVPTINPRFIREHINRHGNVQPVSLLPWAMSAKIFGLPLLHATLTSDVILITDNILFDRRLWNPLYNYLGTLSLILPIAARRGTPVVLYNASLGPVTTTMGRRCLHRLMQACSLVILRDQPSQQLLERLDIPHPAPHFAADCALGTMAVDESAVDRIAERENLFQNPNGTVGFNVNTYLDVFLNKVGRHRNTHGLLDELARAIDRLIEQLDVDILFVITQVMDLKVAQPLKRRIKQQHRVKLISNQRYHDQQIAGVLRRCELLVGMRTHALILAASVGTPVVGIVSYPKTTGFMLSIEQGHHLIHFDTLDEDNLVRHVADAYATRHETRLQLKPIIEREKARAAQGADLLHDFLFRRPDTPPEHPPSMSTPPHERHPLPKPD, from the coding sequence ATGGCCAGACCGCTACGTATCTGCGTGCTGGGGAATTTCTCCGGCCGAAACGCTGGTGATATCGCCATCCTCAAGGGACTGATTCACGACATCGAAGCGCGGTTCGACAACCCGTACTTCCTTGTCCCCACCATCAATCCCCGTTTCATCCGCGAACACATCAACCGCCACGGCAATGTCCAGCCTGTCTCCCTCCTGCCATGGGCGATGAGCGCGAAAATCTTCGGCTTGCCACTGCTCCACGCCACACTGACCAGCGATGTGATCCTCATCACCGACAACATTCTCTTCGACCGCCGCCTCTGGAATCCGCTTTACAACTACCTCGGCACCCTCTCGCTCATCCTGCCGATCGCCGCCCGACGCGGCACGCCCGTCGTGCTCTACAACGCCAGCCTCGGCCCCGTGACCACCACCATGGGCCGACGTTGCCTCCATCGATTGATGCAGGCCTGCTCGCTCGTCATCCTCCGCGACCAGCCCTCCCAGCAACTGCTCGAACGCCTCGACATCCCCCACCCCGCGCCGCACTTCGCCGCCGACTGCGCACTGGGCACGATGGCTGTAGACGAGTCGGCCGTCGACCGCATTGCCGAGCGTGAGAACCTCTTCCAAAACCCCAACGGCACGGTCGGCTTCAACGTCAACACCTACCTCGACGTCTTCCTCAACAAAGTCGGCCGACACCGTAACACCCACGGCCTGCTCGACGAACTCGCCCGCGCGATTGATCGGCTCATCGAGCAGCTCGACGTCGACATCCTTTTCGTCATCACCCAGGTCATGGACCTCAAAGTCGCCCAGCCGCTTAAACGCCGCATCAAACAGCAGCATCGCGTCAAGCTCATCTCAAATCAACGCTACCACGACCAGCAGATCGCCGGCGTGCTCCGCCGCTGTGAGCTGCTCGTGGGCATGCGGACCCACGCGCTCATTCTCGCCGCCAGCGTCGGCACGCCCGTCGTCGGCATCGTCAGCTATCCCAAAACCACCGGCTTCATGCTCTCCATCGAGCAGGGCCACCACCTCATCCACTTCGATACGCTCGATGAAGACAACCTCGTCCGCCACGTCGCCGACGCGTACGCCACCCGCCACGAAACCCGCCTTCAACTGAAACCCATCATCGAACGCGAAAAGGCCCGCGCCGCCCAAGGCGCCGATCTGCTGCACGATTTTCTCTTTCGCCGACCCGACACCCCGCCCGAACACCCGCCCAGCATGAGCACGCCCCCCCATGAGCGACACCCCCTCCCCAAACCCGACTGA
- the egtD gene encoding L-histidine N(alpha)-methyltransferase — protein MPQLPLLDLEPQADDVVGECTAAMRASPRQLPCKFFYDRRGSQLFDRICELPEYYPTRTELAILHEHAPAMAARLGPRCLLIELGSGSSVKVRKLLDELVDPVGYMPIDISREHLLDAAGQIADAYPELDVQPICADYAQPMTLPEPTQPPQRRVAYFPGSTIGNLHPDEARRFLARVAGMVQQGGGLLIGVDLRKEPAVLEAAYNDAAGVTAAFNLNLLHRINREVGAGIDVDAFEHQAVWNGEASRVEMHLVARSDQHVALNGDTFHITVGESIRTECSYKHTLASFASLASEAFEVVDVWTDARQWFSVQYLEAK, from the coding sequence ATGCCTCAACTTCCCCTGCTTGATCTCGAACCGCAGGCCGACGACGTGGTTGGTGAATGCACCGCTGCGATGCGTGCTTCGCCGCGACAGTTGCCCTGTAAATTCTTTTACGACCGACGCGGCTCGCAACTGTTCGACCGCATCTGCGAATTGCCTGAGTACTACCCCACGCGCACCGAACTGGCGATCCTTCACGAGCACGCGCCGGCGATGGCGGCGCGGCTGGGCCCGCGCTGCCTGCTGATCGAACTGGGTAGTGGCAGCAGTGTGAAAGTTCGCAAGTTGCTCGACGAGTTGGTCGACCCGGTCGGCTACATGCCGATCGACATCTCGCGCGAGCATTTGCTCGATGCGGCGGGCCAGATTGCCGACGCGTATCCGGAGCTGGACGTCCAGCCGATCTGCGCGGACTACGCCCAGCCGATGACGTTGCCCGAGCCGACGCAGCCGCCACAGCGACGGGTGGCGTACTTTCCCGGCTCAACCATAGGGAATCTGCATCCGGATGAAGCGAGGCGATTTCTTGCACGCGTTGCAGGCATGGTGCAGCAAGGCGGCGGCTTGTTGATCGGCGTGGATCTGCGAAAAGAGCCCGCCGTGCTGGAAGCAGCGTACAACGACGCGGCGGGTGTGACGGCGGCGTTCAATCTCAACCTGCTGCATCGCATCAATCGCGAGGTAGGTGCGGGCATTGATGTGGATGCGTTCGAACATCAAGCTGTGTGGAACGGCGAAGCGAGCCGGGTGGAGATGCACCTTGTCGCGCGAAGCGATCAGCATGTCGCGTTGAACGGTGATACGTTTCACATCACGGTCGGCGAATCGATCCGCACAGAGTGTTCATACAAGCACACGCTGGCGAGCTTCGCGTCGCTTGCGAGTGAAGCGTTCGAGGTGGTCGACGTGTGGACCGATGCGCGGCAATGGTTCAGCGTGCAGTACCTCGAAGCGAAGTGA
- a CDS encoding DegT/DnrJ/EryC1/StrS family aminotransferase, with product MAVPLIDLADQHELLREPLEAAFAEVLASGQFILGPYVEKFERELAEYCQVEHAIGVSSGTDALLVALMALDIGPGDEVITTPFTFFATAGCISRVGAKPVFVDIVPRTYNLDVEQIEGALTRQTKAIIPVHLFGLPANMGPINDLAKANNLAVIEDAAQALGARYDDKPVGSIGDVGCFSFYPTKSVPALGDGGAVVTNDAKLADKIRMLRVHGSDRGYHFPLIGGNFRLDAIQAAVLSIKLKHLNGWVERRREIADRYGRKFEDLAMTTPFEPDVRFHAYNQYTVRVRGGQREAVRHHLDACGIGTRVYYPEPVHLQPCYTDLNYRPGNLPAAEAACEEVLSLPIYPEMTNAQQDEVVAAVREFFKAE from the coding sequence ATGGCCGTACCGCTGATCGATCTTGCTGACCAACATGAATTGCTCCGTGAACCGCTCGAAGCGGCGTTTGCGGAGGTCTTAGCTTCGGGCCAGTTCATCCTTGGGCCTTATGTCGAGAAATTCGAGCGAGAGCTGGCGGAGTACTGCCAGGTCGAGCACGCCATCGGCGTCAGTTCCGGCACGGACGCGCTGCTGGTGGCGTTGATGGCGCTGGACATCGGGCCTGGCGATGAGGTGATCACCACGCCGTTCACCTTTTTCGCCACCGCGGGCTGCATCAGCCGCGTCGGCGCGAAGCCTGTGTTCGTCGACATCGTGCCGCGCACCTACAACCTCGACGTCGAGCAGATTGAGGGCGCCCTGACCCGGCAGACCAAGGCCATCATCCCCGTGCACCTGTTCGGCCTGCCCGCCAACATGGGGCCGATCAACGACCTCGCCAAAGCCAACAACCTCGCCGTCATCGAAGACGCCGCGCAAGCCCTCGGCGCACGCTACGACGACAAGCCCGTCGGCAGCATCGGCGACGTCGGCTGCTTCAGCTTCTATCCCACCAAGAGCGTGCCCGCCCTCGGCGACGGCGGCGCGGTGGTGACCAACGACGCCAAGCTGGCGGATAAAATCCGCATGCTTCGCGTGCATGGCTCAGACCGGGGCTACCATTTCCCCCTGATCGGTGGCAACTTCCGCCTCGACGCGATCCAGGCCGCCGTGCTCAGCATCAAGCTCAAGCACCTCAACGGCTGGGTCGAACGACGTCGCGAGATCGCCGACCGCTACGGCCGCAAGTTCGAAGACCTGGCGATGACCACCCCCTTCGAGCCCGACGTTCGCTTCCACGCGTACAACCAGTACACCGTACGCGTCCGCGGCGGCCAGCGCGAAGCGGTACGCCATCACCTGGACGCCTGCGGCATCGGTACGCGGGTCTACTATCCCGAGCCCGTGCACCTGCAGCCGTGCTACACCGATCTGAACTACCGCCCCGGCAACCTGCCTGCTGCGGAAGCGGCCTGCGAAGAGGTGCTCAGCCTTCCGATCTACCCTGAAATGACCAACGCCCAACAGGACGAGGTCGTCGCCGCTGTGCGTGAGTTTTTCAAAGCCGAGTAA